The Sporosarcina ureae genome includes a region encoding these proteins:
- a CDS encoding MFS transporter, which translates to MNTQRWLSMSFFVFFFTWGIFLPYWTGWLTSAKGLSVTQASVVMGVGMIARSFSTFFLFPYATRNMSLLRVIRWTTFLSFILALAYLPESSFAILLGLTVLFSAIYPLILPSAESGASLLMQHERIHYGKSRSFGSIGYTVALLLIGTVTTIWSEQAILYMMIISLGVGLIFFFQSAPAVLQQHPIRGSAAPGGQLRALFANKTFVVVLCIATLLQGSHASYYNYGFIFLGEMGINGFYIGLILNIAVLFEIIFFTQADRLLSGAKTSTIFIVAAIGSTIRWISIFLFPVTSVFIATQTLHSVSFGMAHFAFIQYISKSVPHHLIASAQGVYAAVALSLSIAILTFPAGYLYDQSPRFAFLSMAVCSVSALILLLRIKQRIFHEIE; encoded by the coding sequence TTGAATACTCAACGTTGGCTCTCAATGAGCTTTTTTGTATTTTTCTTTACATGGGGCATCTTCTTACCTTATTGGACAGGTTGGTTGACCTCGGCAAAAGGTCTATCCGTAACACAAGCTAGCGTCGTGATGGGCGTTGGTATGATCGCTAGGTCATTTTCAACCTTTTTTCTATTTCCCTACGCTACAAGAAATATGTCACTTCTACGCGTTATACGTTGGACTACTTTTTTATCCTTCATTCTCGCGCTTGCCTATCTTCCCGAAAGTTCTTTTGCGATCTTGCTTGGATTGACCGTTTTATTCAGTGCCATATATCCTCTTATCCTCCCAAGTGCTGAAAGTGGTGCTTCGCTATTGATGCAACATGAGCGAATTCATTATGGTAAGAGTCGCTCATTCGGGTCAATCGGCTACACTGTCGCCTTACTATTGATCGGTACGGTAACGACAATCTGGAGTGAACAAGCGATTTTGTATATGATGATCATCAGCCTCGGTGTGGGGTTGATATTTTTCTTTCAATCCGCTCCAGCCGTGTTACAACAACACCCCATTAGAGGTTCGGCGGCGCCAGGAGGTCAATTGCGGGCTTTGTTTGCGAATAAGACTTTTGTCGTCGTGCTATGTATTGCGACATTACTGCAAGGTTCACATGCTTCTTATTATAATTATGGCTTTATATTTTTGGGTGAGATGGGAATCAACGGTTTTTATATCGGGTTGATCCTCAATATCGCCGTGCTATTTGAGATCATATTTTTCACGCAGGCAGATCGGTTGCTTTCAGGAGCTAAAACGTCAACTATATTCATCGTGGCGGCAATTGGTTCTACCATTCGTTGGATTTCCATCTTCCTCTTCCCTGTTACTAGTGTATTTATAGCAACACAGACACTCCACTCAGTGTCTTTTGGTATGGCACATTTTGCATTCATTCAATACATATCAAAAAGTGTACCACATCATCTCATTGCTTCTGCGCAAGGTGTTTACGCAGCAGTGGCGTTGAGTCTGAGCATCGCAATTCTGACATTCCCTGCTGGATATTTATATGACCAGTCTCCGCGCTTTGCATTCTTGAGCATGGCGGTTTGTTCCGTTAGCGCACTAATTTTACTTCTTCGGATAAAGCAGCGTATTTTTCATGAGATTGAATAA
- a CDS encoding zinc ribbon domain-containing protein YjdM, which translates to MSTLPNCPKCHSEYTYEDGNLLVCPECAYEWLPGSTEESDQTSMPAIKDANGNVLQDGDSVTVIKDLKVKGSSNALKMGTKVKSIRLVDGDHNIDCKIDGFGAMQLKSEFVKKI; encoded by the coding sequence ATGTCAACTTTACCAAATTGTCCAAAATGCCATTCCGAATATACATATGAGGATGGGAATCTTCTCGTTTGTCCCGAGTGCGCATACGAGTGGTTGCCAGGATCGACGGAAGAATCTGATCAAACAAGTATGCCCGCGATCAAAGACGCAAATGGCAATGTGTTGCAGGATGGGGATTCTGTAACAGTCATTAAAGATTTGAAAGTAAAAGGTAGTTCAAACGCATTGAAAATGGGGACAAAAGTGAAAAGCATTCGCTTAGTCGACGGTGACCATAACATCGATTGTAAGATTGATGGGTTTGGTGCTATGCAACTAAAATCGGAATTTGTTAAGAAAATTTAA
- a CDS encoding metal-sensitive transcriptional regulator has translation MTLLPEDHSLEVETSCRKSHHSDEIKTNLTHRLNRIEGQIRGIKGMVERDVYCDDIITQLSATQSALNSVANVLLDGHLKGCVKNRLAEGDEEVLDELAKTIAKLIRK, from the coding sequence ATGACGTTACTACCTGAAGATCATTCTCTAGAAGTGGAAACTTCTTGCCGTAAGAGTCATCATTCGGACGAAATTAAGACGAACTTGACTCATCGTCTAAACCGGATCGAAGGTCAGATACGAGGTATAAAAGGTATGGTAGAGCGCGATGTTTATTGTGATGATATCATCACTCAACTTTCCGCTACACAATCCGCCTTAAATAGTGTCGCGAATGTTTTATTAGATGGTCACTTAAAAGGCTGTGTAAAAAACAGGTTAGCTGAAGGTGACGAAGAAGTGTTAGATGAACTGGCTAAAACTATAGCTAAATTAATTAGAAAATAG
- the cls gene encoding cardiolipin synthase: protein MTQVISLIITSTLIINIFLAIALIFLERRDPTSTWAWLLVLFFIPILGFIIYLLLGRQLREKHLFRWEGRNKIGIEKLISYQLEAIENETFEFLKKDTEEYDDMIYLHLRNNHSVLTQDNDVQVYTDGRDKFDALLEDLEHARDHIHIQYYIFRLDGIGKQIEEILINKAKSGVKVRMLFDDIGSRGLHVKNFQELIDSGGEVAAFFPALLPLINPRLNYRNHRKIVIIDGRIGYIGGFNVGDEYLGLIKRFGYWRDTHLRIEGSAVHPLQTRFILDWNQASPKTNIQYDERFFPAIPRKGDVGLQIVSSGPDSEWEDIKDGYLKMIFLAKDYIYIQTPYFIPDTSMLDALRIACLSGVDVRIMIPNKPDHMFVYWATYSNVGILLKAGARIYIYENGFIHAKQIVVDDQVSSVGTANIDVRSFRLNFEVNAFIYDRRKSHELAEIFEQDIQNSTELTLDAYLERERLIKVKESISRLLSPIL from the coding sequence ATGACGCAAGTAATTAGTTTGATTATCACAAGCACGTTGATTATTAATATATTTCTCGCGATTGCTTTGATATTTTTAGAGCGTCGAGATCCTACAAGTACTTGGGCGTGGCTGCTTGTGCTATTTTTTATCCCTATTTTAGGTTTCATTATCTATCTATTACTCGGTCGGCAATTACGTGAAAAACATTTATTCCGTTGGGAAGGCAGGAATAAGATTGGTATTGAAAAGCTGATTAGTTATCAGCTCGAGGCCATAGAAAACGAGACATTCGAGTTTCTAAAAAAGGATACAGAAGAATATGATGATATGATTTATTTGCATTTACGCAATAATCATTCCGTACTGACACAGGATAATGATGTGCAAGTATATACGGATGGTCGCGATAAATTTGACGCATTGCTTGAAGACCTAGAACACGCCCGTGATCATATCCATATTCAGTATTATATTTTCCGACTAGACGGTATAGGAAAGCAGATTGAAGAGATTCTTATCAATAAAGCTAAATCAGGTGTGAAAGTACGGATGCTGTTTGATGATATTGGTTCACGTGGTTTACACGTCAAGAACTTTCAGGAATTGATTGATAGCGGTGGTGAAGTAGCCGCGTTCTTCCCCGCCTTGCTGCCATTGATCAATCCTCGTTTAAATTACCGAAATCATCGAAAGATTGTCATTATAGACGGAAGGATTGGCTATATCGGAGGATTTAACGTTGGGGATGAATATTTGGGACTCATCAAAAGGTTCGGTTACTGGCGCGATACACACCTTCGAATCGAGGGAAGTGCAGTTCATCCATTACAAACACGCTTTATACTCGATTGGAATCAAGCATCTCCTAAAACGAATATTCAATACGATGAACGATTCTTCCCAGCCATTCCTCGTAAAGGAGATGTCGGCTTGCAGATTGTATCTAGTGGACCTGATTCTGAGTGGGAAGATATAAAAGATGGCTACTTGAAAATGATATTTCTAGCAAAAGACTATATCTATATTCAGACGCCTTATTTTATTCCTGATACAAGTATGCTGGATGCACTTCGGATTGCCTGTCTTTCAGGGGTAGACGTACGAATAATGATTCCTAATAAGCCAGATCATATGTTCGTTTACTGGGCAACCTATTCAAATGTCGGCATTTTATTAAAGGCTGGTGCAAGAATATATATCTATGAAAATGGTTTCATCCATGCCAAGCAAATTGTAGTGGATGATCAAGTATCATCTGTTGGAACAGCGAATATAGACGTGCGTAGTTTCCGCTTGAATTTCGAAGTGAATGCTTTCATCTATGATCGACGAAAATCACATGAGTTGGCAGAAATTTTTGAGCAAGATATTCAAAACTCAACCGAGCTGACATTGGATGCTTATTTGGAGCGTGAACGTTTGATTAAAGTAAAGGAGTCTATCTCTCGTTTACTATCACCGATCTTATAA
- a CDS encoding FtsW/RodA/SpoVE family cell cycle protein, translating into MKQTNRLGERFDWTLAFIILLFAIVSFFVIGSAQTSEQYTQNFVLKQVKWYLLGSLIVAMVMYFEPDQYKKFAWYFYGFGIFLLVFLMLAPGGPGQIAEMRYSAKRWLHLPVIGTIQPAEFIKTFFIIGLAKLVSTHNERSLNRTYTTDLLLLGKIALMLVVPLFLIMKQPDLGTSLVFVSITAAVVIVSGISWKILVPVFSLGAAAAGGILWMSLFAQDLLDKFGFSPYQFKRVYSWLDPYSYPTDEGYNLITAMTAIGSGQLTGKGFLERVVYIPENHTDFIFSVIGEEYGFIGACLVITLYFILIYHLTKVALSLHDPFSVYICTGVIAMIAFHVFENIGMNIQLLPITGIPLPFISYGGSSLFSNMLAIGLIFSMKFHQRTYLFDADDNG; encoded by the coding sequence TTGAAACAAACAAACAGGCTAGGTGAACGATTCGACTGGACACTTGCCTTTATCATTTTGCTTTTCGCGATTGTCAGTTTTTTCGTCATTGGATCTGCTCAAACCTCTGAGCAATATACACAGAACTTTGTTTTAAAACAAGTGAAATGGTATTTACTCGGTTCTCTCATCGTAGCAATGGTCATGTATTTTGAACCCGATCAGTATAAAAAGTTCGCTTGGTATTTTTATGGATTTGGTATTTTCTTGTTGGTCTTTCTCATGTTGGCACCTGGAGGACCCGGTCAAATCGCAGAAATGCGTTACAGCGCAAAGCGATGGCTGCATTTACCTGTCATCGGAACGATTCAACCCGCCGAGTTCATTAAGACATTTTTTATTATCGGTCTCGCCAAGTTGGTTAGCACGCATAATGAGCGCTCGTTAAACAGGACGTATACGACAGATCTACTGTTGCTTGGTAAAATCGCATTGATGCTTGTCGTCCCACTGTTCCTCATTATGAAACAGCCCGACCTTGGAACTTCCCTAGTATTCGTTTCAATTACTGCAGCCGTCGTCATCGTTTCAGGTATTTCATGGAAAATACTCGTGCCTGTCTTTTCACTCGGTGCCGCTGCCGCAGGAGGTATTCTGTGGATGTCATTGTTTGCACAGGATTTACTCGATAAATTCGGATTCTCACCTTATCAGTTCAAACGTGTTTATTCTTGGCTTGATCCGTACTCTTATCCAACAGACGAAGGGTATAACTTGATAACCGCCATGACCGCAATCGGATCAGGGCAACTTACCGGTAAAGGTTTTCTAGAGCGCGTTGTATATATCCCAGAGAATCACACGGACTTTATCTTCAGTGTAATAGGAGAAGAGTATGGCTTTATCGGTGCTTGTTTAGTTATCACACTGTATTTCATTTTGATTTATCATTTGACGAAAGTTGCTCTCTCTTTGCATGACCCGTTCAGCGTATACATTTGTACGGGCGTCATTGCGATGATTGCGTTCCATGTATTTGAAAATATCGGGATGAATATTCAGCTGTTGCCTATTACAGGTATCCCTCTTCCATTCATCAGTTATGGAGGAAGTTCTTTATTCAGTAATATGCTAGCGATCGGCCTAATTTTCAGTATGAAGTTCCATCAGAGAACGTATTTATTCGATGCAGACGACAATGGCTAA
- a CDS encoding Lmo0850 family protein, translating to MEEVAKEMDFKKIISNLAKLGVSAKLTKSRSDMLQALTPAVQAPPVQAN from the coding sequence GTGGAAGAAGTGGCTAAAGAAATGGATTTCAAGAAGATTATTTCCAACTTGGCAAAGCTTGGTGTTTCCGCAAAACTCACAAAATCCAGAAGTGATATGTTGCAAGCATTGACGCCTGCCGTACAAGCACCACCCGTTCAAGCTAATTAA
- the yidC gene encoding membrane protein insertase YidC encodes MKKRIGLVSLLAITAVFLSGCSGVENKTGIFYSTFVRPMDWLLHYLGEAFNGNYGFAIVLITVAIRIVLMPLMLKNYKSQQEMKVKMDALRPEMEDIQKRMKASKESQDKEEQMKLQQEMMGLYSKHGVNPLNMGCLPLVIQMPIIMGLYFAILYAPPEVKNHEFLWFKLGEPDLIMMLVAGAVYFVQARVSLWTMPEQQQKQMKLFIYMSPIMIMFISYTVMAALPLYWAVGGLLLIFQTYLGRKFYFKHVEPPVAEEK; translated from the coding sequence TTGAAGAAAAGAATAGGGCTCGTAAGTTTATTGGCAATTACTGCTGTGTTTTTGAGCGGTTGTTCTGGTGTGGAAAACAAAACAGGTATTTTCTACAGTACCTTTGTAAGACCGATGGATTGGCTACTTCATTATCTAGGAGAAGCTTTCAATGGTAATTATGGTTTTGCGATCGTACTGATCACTGTAGCGATTCGTATCGTCTTGATGCCGTTGATGTTAAAAAACTATAAATCTCAACAAGAGATGAAGGTAAAGATGGATGCACTACGACCAGAAATGGAAGATATCCAAAAACGTATGAAAGCATCGAAGGAATCTCAGGATAAAGAAGAGCAAATGAAGTTACAGCAGGAAATGATGGGACTGTATTCTAAGCATGGTGTCAATCCGTTAAATATGGGTTGTTTACCACTTGTGATTCAAATGCCAATCATTATGGGCTTGTACTTTGCTATCCTTTATGCACCACCTGAAGTGAAAAATCATGAATTCTTATGGTTTAAACTTGGTGAACCGGATTTAATTATGATGTTAGTAGCTGGAGCTGTCTACTTTGTCCAAGCACGCGTATCATTGTGGACAATGCCTGAACAGCAACAGAAACAAATGAAGTTATTCATTTACATGTCACCTATTATGATTATGTTCATTTCGTATACTGTAATGGCTGCTTTGCCACTATATTGGGCAGTCGGAGGTTTACTGTTAATCTTCCAAACGTATCTTGGACGTAAATTTTACTTTAAACATGTTGAACCACCAGTCGCGGAAGAAAAGTAA
- the copZ gene encoding copper chaperone CopZ has product MTTTILNVKGMTCNHCVQAVEGALTELSGVERALVDLKANSVAVEYDESVVTVGQMTEAIEDQGYDVEA; this is encoded by the coding sequence ATGACTACAACGATATTGAACGTAAAAGGTATGACATGTAATCACTGCGTACAAGCAGTAGAGGGAGCATTAACGGAATTATCGGGAGTGGAGCGTGCTTTGGTTGATTTGAAAGCGAATAGCGTAGCCGTGGAGTATGACGAATCTGTTGTAACCGTGGGCCAAATGACGGAAGCCATTGAAGATCAAGGATATGACGTCGAAGCGTAA
- a CDS encoding MFS transporter — protein sequence MKKTILLLMSVQFFVYLGFGIIIPILPEVILAENFSEVHVGGLLTIYALSSFFTAPLWGALSDRTGRKKLIMIGLLGFSASFFLFASFMHHIVLLYVSRVVGGIFSGALYTAVTGFVADITTEESRNKYMGLLGMSIGLGFIFGPAIGGILGDVHLQLPFIASGTLTLLLTMYAMIVLKEPDRHSEGNKRTIIPKGASTLWSYRIRYLFITSFIITFLLAGVEATFQLFQIDKIQITPLQLGYLFMASGLVDAAIQGGVVRRVKNGAETSWIIVAQVVTAIGLVLIPFSTSLLWAGFAMSVFTAGNALVRTVLVSLTTKESGGMYGTAAGLSYSMDNMGRIIGPLLFTWVFTMQAGTMYFISAIIALLSIGLVFIFRKSTRSLRYTAEPFA from the coding sequence ATGAAGAAAACGATCTTATTATTGATGTCTGTTCAGTTCTTCGTTTATCTTGGATTCGGCATCATCATCCCCATTTTACCCGAAGTCATCCTAGCCGAAAACTTTTCGGAAGTACATGTCGGTGGCTTGTTGACGATTTATGCCTTGTCTTCATTTTTCACTGCACCATTATGGGGTGCTCTTTCAGACCGCACTGGCAGAAAAAAGCTAATTATGATCGGGCTGCTCGGCTTCAGTGCCAGCTTCTTTTTATTTGCGTCATTCATGCACCATATTGTACTGCTGTATGTTTCACGCGTAGTAGGTGGTATTTTCTCAGGTGCGCTGTATACGGCCGTAACTGGATTTGTCGCTGATATCACGACAGAAGAAAGTCGCAATAAGTATATGGGTTTGCTTGGTATGTCAATTGGTCTCGGTTTCATTTTCGGCCCAGCCATTGGGGGTATTCTGGGCGATGTCCATTTACAATTGCCATTCATCGCTTCTGGAACTTTAACATTATTATTAACAATGTACGCTATGATTGTTTTAAAAGAGCCTGATCGTCATAGCGAAGGAAATAAACGAACGATTATTCCGAAAGGCGCCTCTACATTATGGTCGTATCGTATCCGTTATCTATTTATCACTTCATTCATCATCACATTTTTACTTGCCGGCGTGGAAGCAACATTCCAACTTTTCCAGATTGATAAAATACAAATTACACCATTGCAACTTGGCTATTTGTTTATGGCTAGTGGTCTCGTAGATGCAGCTATTCAAGGCGGTGTAGTACGACGTGTGAAAAACGGAGCGGAAACTTCGTGGATTATTGTCGCGCAGGTCGTTACAGCAATTGGTCTCGTACTCATTCCTTTTTCTACAAGCTTGCTATGGGCAGGTTTTGCAATGAGCGTATTCACGGCTGGTAACGCACTTGTTCGGACAGTACTCGTCTCTCTCACCACTAAAGAATCAGGTGGTATGTATGGCACCGCAGCCGGTCTCTCCTACTCGATGGATAATATGGGGCGTATCATTGGACCGTTGTTATTTACTTGGGTATTCACAATGCAGGCAGGTACTATGTATTTCATTTCTGCCATCATAGCGCTACTATCCATAGGACTCGTTTTTATATTCCGGAAATCCACTCGGTCCTTGCGATACACAGCAGAACCATTTGCCTGA
- a CDS encoding heavy metal translocating P-type ATPase → MNEQKREIAITGMTCAACANRIEKGLQRLEGVSTANVNFATEKAAVTFDSNQIGLTEVEERIRKLGYDVLMEEANLNISGMTCAACSARIEKVLSRMPGIQSATVNLALETAHVSYDPAVLELTEILQKIKKVGYEAAPRTEESDSQTDHRQKDIDDKTRKLVISSILSLPLLWTMFAHFSFTSWMYVPEIFMNPYFQWVLATPVQFWIGATFYKGAYAALRNGSANMDVLVVLGTSAAYFYSVYLVLTGYALDHGLYFETSAVLITLILLGKLFEARAKGRSSDAIKNLMKLQPQVAILERNGETVEISIHEVTHGDILVIRPGASIPVDGLVISGSSAVDESMLTGESLPVDKRQGNEVFAATVNANGSLRIKASNVGKDTMLSNIIRVVEEAQGSKAPIQRLADRISGVFVPIVVGIAVITFLIWYFVVAPGNFEASLTSMIAVLVIACPCALGLATPTSIMAGSGRAAEEGVLFKTAEAMEQTRSIDTIVFDKTGTITKGHPELTDFHVRNEEQRMSLLSLAAAAESDSEHPVAKAITSYGLQHFSTLPTVESFEAIPGYGIHTVIDGQNILLGTRNLLSSHDVNFDSTIASVEQMEGDGKTVMFMAVDGIHEAIIAVADTIKDTSKQAISELRAMDLDVIMLTGDQQMTAQAIAHTAGIDRVIAGVLPDRKAEVIRSLQAEGKRVAMVGDGINDAPALAVADIGMAMGTGTAVAMEAADVTLMHGDLLRVVDTLKMSELTVRNIKQNLFWALAYNSIGIPIAAIGLLAPWLAGAAMAFSSVSVVLNALRLQRVKLH, encoded by the coding sequence ATGAATGAGCAAAAGAGGGAAATTGCTATTACAGGCATGACCTGTGCTGCTTGTGCTAACCGCATCGAAAAAGGTTTGCAACGATTGGAAGGTGTATCGACAGCTAACGTCAATTTTGCTACGGAAAAAGCAGCCGTAACATTTGATTCTAACCAAATCGGATTAACTGAAGTGGAAGAACGAATTCGCAAGTTAGGTTACGACGTGTTAATGGAAGAAGCGAACCTCAATATTAGCGGTATGACATGTGCTGCTTGTTCTGCACGAATTGAGAAAGTGTTGTCGCGTATGCCCGGTATTCAGTCCGCCACTGTCAACTTAGCACTTGAAACAGCTCACGTAAGCTATGATCCTGCCGTTTTAGAACTGACAGAAATTTTACAGAAGATCAAAAAAGTTGGTTATGAGGCAGCACCTCGTACAGAGGAATCGGATAGTCAAACTGATCATCGGCAGAAAGATATTGATGATAAGACGCGCAAGCTGGTTATATCATCTATTCTTTCACTGCCGCTCTTGTGGACTATGTTTGCACATTTTTCCTTCACTTCTTGGATGTATGTGCCTGAAATCTTTATGAATCCATATTTCCAATGGGTCTTAGCAACACCTGTACAGTTTTGGATTGGCGCTACGTTCTATAAAGGCGCGTATGCAGCACTCCGTAACGGCAGTGCCAATATGGATGTACTGGTTGTACTCGGTACGTCTGCCGCATATTTCTATTCCGTTTACCTTGTGTTGACGGGGTATGCATTGGATCATGGCTTATACTTCGAAACGAGCGCAGTGTTGATTACGTTAATTTTATTAGGTAAATTATTCGAGGCACGCGCAAAAGGTCGGTCGTCAGATGCAATCAAAAATCTTATGAAGCTGCAACCGCAAGTGGCTATTTTAGAGCGCAACGGAGAAACTGTGGAAATCTCCATCCACGAAGTAACGCACGGAGACATTCTAGTCATTCGACCAGGAGCTTCCATTCCCGTAGACGGACTGGTGATATCTGGATCTTCGGCGGTAGATGAGTCGATGCTAACGGGCGAAAGTTTGCCTGTAGATAAACGCCAAGGTAATGAAGTGTTTGCAGCTACCGTGAACGCTAATGGTTCATTACGGATAAAAGCATCGAATGTCGGTAAAGACACGATGCTCTCCAATATTATCCGCGTCGTAGAGGAAGCCCAAGGTTCAAAGGCTCCAATCCAGAGACTAGCTGACCGGATCTCGGGTGTGTTCGTACCTATCGTCGTCGGCATTGCGGTCATTACGTTCCTCATATGGTATTTCGTAGTCGCACCCGGTAATTTTGAAGCTTCTCTCACAAGCATGATTGCAGTTTTAGTTATCGCATGTCCATGTGCACTTGGTCTTGCTACCCCTACTTCTATCATGGCGGGTTCAGGACGAGCAGCGGAGGAAGGCGTGTTGTTTAAAACCGCTGAAGCAATGGAACAAACCCGTTCGATTGATACCATTGTGTTTGATAAAACAGGGACCATTACAAAAGGCCATCCAGAATTAACGGATTTCCATGTTCGCAATGAAGAACAGCGTATGTCTCTACTTTCACTTGCTGCGGCGGCTGAAAGTGACTCTGAGCATCCAGTTGCAAAAGCCATTACATCTTATGGATTGCAGCATTTCTCTACCCTGCCTACCGTGGAGTCATTCGAAGCGATTCCCGGTTACGGAATTCACACTGTAATTGATGGACAAAACATTTTGCTGGGAACTAGAAATCTACTTTCTAGCCATGACGTGAACTTTGATTCTACGATTGCCTCTGTAGAACAAATGGAGGGCGACGGCAAGACCGTTATGTTCATGGCGGTAGATGGTATACACGAAGCAATCATTGCAGTCGCAGATACAATTAAAGATACATCGAAGCAAGCAATTTCCGAGCTTCGTGCGATGGATCTTGACGTCATCATGTTAACAGGAGACCAACAGATGACAGCGCAAGCGATTGCACATACCGCAGGCATCGATCGCGTCATTGCAGGCGTATTGCCAGACCGTAAAGCAGAGGTCATCCGCTCCTTACAAGCTGAGGGTAAGCGCGTAGCTATGGTCGGTGACGGCATTAACGATGCTCCTGCTCTTGCGGTAGCTGATATCGGTATGGCTATGGGGACTGGTACAGCGGTCGCGATGGAAGCGGCCGACGTGACACTTATGCATGGCGATTTGTTACGTGTAGTTGACACACTGAAGATGAGTGAGTTGACGGTTCGGAATATAAAGCAGAACTTGTTCTGGGCGTTGGCGTATAACTCAATTGGTATTCCGATTGCGGCAATTGGTTTGTTGGCCCCGTGGCTAGCAGGCGCTGCAATGGCGTTTAGTTCGGTATCTGTTGTGTTGAACGCTTTACGTTTGCAACGTGTGAAGCTACATTAA
- a CDS encoding M15 family metallopeptidase, with translation MRNKKDETFARKRRRKSRWIDGGIALLFMILAGSVIWIGMNGWSMQKAIDTIRNESESTAEFEEIEKPSDSDRVDTAERSEENTSSSDSPSEELLREVEKPVIEEEQEKEVIQDEKSQEIAVPSNPVQPSNPVGYIKGQKLPEEPKRIKGVVLANKQYPLPEDYAPGESEEAREAFNELAASAVTSGINLQAFSTYRSYDYQVTLYNRYVERDGQEAADRYSARPGYSEHQTGLAFDIGEVNHEKHWASNSFGDTEAAKWLAANAHQYGFILRYPEGKEDKTGYMHESWHYRYVGKDKAEQIFKQNITLEEYLGVR, from the coding sequence ATGAGAAATAAAAAGGATGAAACGTTTGCCAGAAAGCGCAGACGGAAAAGTAGATGGATAGATGGAGGTATCGCTCTGCTCTTTATGATCCTTGCAGGTAGTGTGATATGGATTGGAATGAACGGGTGGAGTATGCAAAAGGCGATTGATACTATTCGCAATGAATCAGAATCGACGGCTGAGTTCGAAGAAATAGAAAAGCCTTCGGATTCAGATCGTGTGGATACAGCGGAACGTAGTGAAGAAAACACTTCTTCATCTGATAGTCCAAGTGAAGAACTACTTCGAGAGGTAGAAAAACCAGTAATTGAAGAAGAACAAGAGAAAGAGGTAATACAAGACGAAAAGTCTCAAGAGATAGCAGTACCGTCAAATCCAGTGCAACCTTCTAATCCCGTTGGTTATATAAAAGGACAAAAGTTACCTGAAGAACCGAAGCGCATTAAAGGGGTAGTGCTTGCCAATAAACAATATCCTTTACCAGAGGACTATGCCCCTGGAGAAAGCGAAGAAGCGCGAGAAGCATTCAATGAGTTAGCAGCATCGGCTGTTACATCGGGCATTAATCTGCAGGCGTTCAGTACGTATCGTTCATATGACTATCAAGTCACCCTATATAACCGATATGTGGAAAGAGACGGGCAAGAAGCGGCTGATCGGTATAGTGCGCGTCCTGGTTATTCAGAGCATCAGACAGGTCTTGCATTTGATATCGGTGAAGTGAATCATGAAAAACATTGGGCATCGAATTCATTCGGTGATACTGAAGCAGCTAAGTGGCTTGCTGCCAATGCCCATCAATACGGTTTTATCCTTCGCTATCCTGAAGGCAAAGAAGATAAAACTGGGTATATGCATGAATCTTGGCATTATCGTTATGTAGGGAAAGATAAGGCAGAACAAATATTTAAACAAAATATCACGTTAGAAGAATATTTAGGTGTACGATAA